A region from the Paraurantiacibacter namhicola genome encodes:
- a CDS encoding Crp/Fnr family transcriptional regulator, with protein MLTELFLKGRLRRELSPQEKKALDDTVSSTVDLGPRETLVKRGERLDRSYYLIEGSVLRHLDDDKGERQLLGVNIAGDFVDLHAFPMKRLDHSVATLERSKFACFEHSDIAKLIDGNAHLARALWFSTLLDAAMHREWIFRLGRLNAEGRIAHLICELIERLRLVDRYNGKSLTVPLLQRDYAEACGITPVHTNRSFRNLRERGYLEPTGDGVVKIFDEAALRKLAQFEGDYLYGDGALAVDSFEDR; from the coding sequence ATGCTGACAGAGCTGTTTCTGAAGGGGCGCCTGCGCCGAGAACTAAGTCCGCAGGAGAAGAAGGCGCTGGATGATACGGTATCGAGCACCGTCGATTTGGGACCGCGCGAAACCTTGGTGAAGCGCGGCGAACGCCTTGACCGCAGCTACTACCTCATCGAAGGATCGGTGCTGCGTCATTTGGATGACGACAAGGGTGAAAGGCAGTTGCTGGGCGTCAACATCGCTGGGGACTTCGTGGACCTTCACGCCTTTCCTATGAAGAGGCTGGATCATAGCGTCGCCACGTTGGAACGCAGCAAATTCGCTTGTTTCGAGCATAGTGACATCGCGAAGCTTATTGACGGCAATGCCCATCTAGCCCGTGCCCTGTGGTTTTCGACCTTGCTGGATGCCGCGATGCATCGGGAATGGATTTTCCGACTGGGTCGTCTCAACGCGGAAGGCCGTATCGCGCATCTCATCTGCGAACTTATCGAGCGCCTGCGTCTCGTCGATCGCTACAACGGGAAAAGCCTGACCGTGCCCCTGCTCCAGCGCGATTATGCCGAGGCCTGCGGTATCACTCCGGTGCATACCAACCGCAGCTTCCGCAATTTGCGCGAGCGCGGCTACCTCGAACCAACCGGTGATGGGGTTGTGAAGATTTTCGACGAAGCAGCGCTGCGAAAACTGGCACAGTTCGAAGGCGACTATCTCTACGGCGACGGCGCGCTGGCGGTGGACTCCTTCGAAGACCGTTAG
- a CDS encoding glycosyltransferase family 4 protein produces MRIGHVAPLVYPVPPSTYGGTERVIADLATAQAALGHDVVLFASEDSGLERVTLLAGRPSLAGWKAQGSEPPPGLLAALEADQLRQLLAHGSECDVIHLHGPAQSSAVAESLGIPVFRTIHWRADELDHKLHFELFPKERVIAISERQAKDIPSSSLAGTVHHGIPVDRYALGTGSGGYLAFLGRMTDQKRPDRAIALGASANLPVKLAGPVDPGNPDYFERVVRPKLSANVQHVGSVTDAQKQAFLGDAAALVFPIDWPEPFGLVMIEAMACGTPVLAWRNGSVAEVVDEGVSGIIVNDMAEASARLPELLTLDRGKVRKRFEERFGVGRMAAAITALYRAA; encoded by the coding sequence ATGCGTATCGGCCATGTCGCGCCACTCGTGTACCCGGTCCCGCCTTCCACCTACGGGGGCACGGAACGAGTGATCGCGGACCTCGCCACTGCGCAGGCTGCGCTTGGCCATGATGTCGTCCTTTTTGCATCGGAAGACAGTGGGCTTGAGAGGGTTACACTTCTCGCTGGCCGACCGAGTCTCGCAGGATGGAAGGCGCAGGGTAGCGAACCTCCACCGGGACTGCTCGCAGCGCTTGAAGCAGATCAACTTCGCCAACTGCTGGCGCATGGCAGCGAGTGTGACGTCATCCACTTGCATGGCCCGGCGCAATCGAGTGCCGTCGCCGAAAGCCTGGGCATTCCGGTGTTCCGTACGATCCATTGGAGGGCGGACGAACTCGACCACAAGCTGCATTTCGAGCTTTTTCCAAAAGAGCGAGTGATCGCTATCTCGGAGCGACAAGCGAAAGATATTCCGTCCAGTAGTCTGGCAGGAACGGTGCACCATGGTATCCCCGTTGATCGCTATGCACTGGGAACCGGTTCCGGGGGCTACCTTGCATTCCTGGGGAGGATGACGGACCAGAAACGGCCCGACCGGGCGATAGCGCTAGGTGCGTCGGCGAACCTGCCGGTGAAGCTCGCAGGCCCGGTCGATCCGGGCAATCCGGACTATTTTGAAAGGGTTGTCAGGCCTAAACTCTCGGCAAACGTGCAGCATGTCGGAAGCGTGACCGACGCGCAGAAGCAAGCCTTCCTCGGCGATGCGGCCGCCCTCGTCTTCCCGATAGATTGGCCAGAACCCTTCGGCCTTGTAATGATCGAGGCAATGGCGTGCGGTACACCAGTGCTGGCATGGCGAAATGGCAGTGTGGCCGAGGTGGTGGATGAGGGCGTCTCGGGAATAATCGTGAACGACATGGCCGAGGCATCGGCGCGCCTGCCGGAACTTCTGACGCTCGATCGCGGCAAAGTCCGGAAGCGGTTCGAGGAACGCTTCGGTGTCGGACGGATGGCGGCGGCGATTACTGCGCTTTATCGCGCTGCCTAA